From Lucilia cuprina isolate Lc7/37 chromosome 4, ASM2204524v1, whole genome shotgun sequence:
GTTACTAATTCATACAAACTTGAAgtctagattttattttaacaatcaGTACTATTTTGCATTCACTAATCACTAATAACttacaacttttaaaatgaaGTTATGATTGTAATACAGAATACACACAATCTTCCATTTTTTGTTGGTATaccaatttttgtttgttgcctCAGATTTATGTACTTAAGTCATTAAGTCAGTAAAATAatattgtggacatttaagtcaaagggggctttttataggggctaagtCAAATGATgtcttttaattataaaactcatgAGGGTTCTTAAGGCTAATACAGAACTgggttttatagttttttgtcgagataggagtatatttaacatgattatgaacttaaaagctctattcggtgtgttcagttgtattggggctaggtgaaataatggattaatgttagttaatttttgtaataggtTTCGTctccggtaccatagaagatcatgtgccaaatttcattaaactatcttcaaaattgtaacctgtttgattacaaggtttacatggacggactgtcataaatagactcagaaaatgattcttatccgattggtgtactttaaggtgggtataaatATATTGGGTATAGgccatataaaaacatattggaATCCGATAAttggttaaaaatataataaatatcttTGTATTGGTATTTTTGATAACTTTCTTAAAGACTCCATGGCTTTTCGAttgatttatttcttattttatgatTTATCTTAAGATTTAGTGTTATTAATATTGCCAATGTCATGTTGGAATATCTAAGTAATCAGAAAATTCTTTCTGACAAATTGCGATATAACATTATGAGCAGATCATTCGTATTTATTCATCTTATTTATTATTCCATGAATTGTACATTGTTTCCTGAGCATTTAACAGGAAAGTAATATCACACTTTAACATGCTCAATTTTACCCTTAACAGTACTTTGCTCAGCTTTTAAAACCCTTTCAAATGATACCCcatattgaaacaaaaacatgaTTTGGCTTTCTAAATAGattgagtcggtctaatgtataatttcaaatattataaaatgcaaagaaatcttaaaataaaaaaagatcagtgcttaaatataattttatttcatacaaatgtATTAAATACCGGCAACGCATTAGATTTCCAGTTTTCGTGCCATCTCAGGgactgaaattttttcaaattttttcgaaataattCTTTTGATTCCAACAGGCTTTGATTATTGGGAAAATTTTCAAACCAAAATATGAGTTGCTGAGCGAGTTGCTGATGACTTTCAAAAATGAAACCATTCTGTCCCGGACGAACTAACTCATTAAGGCATTTGAAATTGTATGCGCATACTGGCAGACCGCAACCAAACATATCTACAATTTTCATGGGTAAATCCAAACCGCTTGAACTCCAATGTAGACAAACGCCTAAATCTGCGGCAGCTAATATTACGGGATAATCCTCCGTTTCAAGCCAGGGAGTAATTATACCAACTTTAgtaaatttgagttttttaatTTGCCTTTGATATTCCTCCTTTTGGGGTCCTTTACCCGTTATAATGCACattaaaaagggaaatttttcagGATTATTTGAAGCTTCTTTCTCATAAGCTGTACGAATAATAAATATAAGaccaaaaattttgtatacaaattagTAATTTAAGttcatatttttaacacaattatagGTATTACCTTGCAAAGCTTTTAACAATAGTCCAAAATCTTCATCTGGAGTCCAACTAGTGGAAGAAACTAATATGCCCATTCTCTCAGGTTTATCAACTACTATACCATTGCTTAATTTTTGGGTCAATGCAGTTTCTTCTAATATTCCGGACTGCTTTAGATTATCATAAGACTTTGGCAGAAATTGTGGGTAATCCTTAGAaagtttcataaataaattgtgttttgccgTCAAATCAATTGGATGGAACTGAGATGGAGGCCTATCATATAACACcacaatatttctaaaaaaagaaataaaattaagatttattcTTAAAACATTCCCTACTCCTATACATACATAATGGGAAATACATTCTCCGGAAATTTTTATTGAGGACAAGACTGATTATCTTATTGTAAAAGGTCTAGAAGTAATGCTCACCTTATATTCCAGTTATAGGTTAAATCCTCCTTCATAGCTGTGGTAACGCAAAAATTGGCATTAGCTTTTCTTCCACACCATTTTTCAATCCATTTTGCTAAACGACAAATTTTACTCGTTTCCCCGCCTCGTATACCAAGACCTAATATTGTGTACGTG
This genomic window contains:
- the LOC111687151 gene encoding chitobiosyldiphosphodolichol beta-mannosyltransferase-like, with the protein product MEKEKTLRRNACIIVLGDIGRSPRMQYHAASLLEENYNVDFIGYNETKPLEVLSTAEPKCKIHKLTPVPAINLTPILKLIFKTIWQTLSLMIALVAIRRPNFLLVQNPPGIPTLVVSYLYCAVTRTRLIIDWHNYTYTILGLGIRGGETSKICRLAKWIEKWCGRKANANFCVTTAMKEDLTYNWNIRNIVVLYDRPPSQFHPIDLTAKHNLFMKLSKDYPQFLPKSYDNLKQSGILEETALTQKLSNGIVVDKPERMGILVSSTSWTPDEDFGLLLKALQAYEKEASNNPEKFPFLMCIITGKGPQKEEYQRQIKKLKFTKVGIITPWLETEDYPVILAAADLGVCLHWSSSGLDLPMKIVDMFGCGLPVCAYNFKCLNELVRPGQNGFIFESHQQLAQQLIFWFENFPNNQSLLESKELFRKNLKKFQSLRWHENWKSNALPVFNTFV